The genomic window CTGTCTTGTAGTGTCCAATTTCTAAGCCCTCACCAAAGAAGACTGAACAAACAGGGACAACCGGACCACACACTTTTGTAGAGAAAAGAAACTGCTCAAGATAGCCCTGTCCCCTTCAAGTCAGACCCCTAAATGGTTTATGGACAAAGGTTAGCTGTGGAAGGATGACCATTTAACTCCAGAGGCATAGAACTCCAACCCCGTAGGCCAGGCACCAGCTGAACCCCCATCCTTCTCCTCATCTGACTTGTCGCTTTCATCCTCACCACTGGATGCCCCATAGGTTATCCCCTGTGAATAAGCAAGGCCCTGCTGGGGTTGCCTCCGCCCTTCCTCCTCTGtgcccccttcctcctctttctgctTCTCTGCCACCAGTTCGCGATAGCAAAGGCCACAGACTCGAAGGGGCTTGGATGAGAGGCGGGGCATGAGGAAGCGTTCCCGAGAGCAATCCCCACAGACTACAAAACCACACTTGCGGCAGTGATGTCTCCGAGTGAGGGCAGAGAACTTGGTCTGGGTGCAGCGCATGCAGATGTCCGTGGCTTTGTCTGGTATCCAGGGGGCAGCGTGCTCAGTTGTGGGGGGGCGACCTGTGGCCCGCAACTGGCGCCTCACACACTCCTCAATGTGCCTGATCCACTCTTCACGCTCAGTCACGGAGGCAGCTGACACCacaaatgatttcttggatgtCTTGATCATCCAACGGTTCTTGGCATTCCAGGTGTTGGGGAGGGCCTCCAAGGTCACCTCCTCCAGAGGGATGATATGCTGGCTGCTGTATTTGCGTTTGTTGATCACGATGCTGCCATAGACCAGAATGTCACTAAAGAGGAAGAAGATTCGTGGCTTGGGCTTTTTGCGGCACTCTTTAGTCAGGATGCCCTCTCCAAGGAGCACCCGGCCTGGTAATGCCAGAGGCTGCCCTGATGCTCCAAAGCAACTCTCCACGGCTGCAATTCTCTGGCTGTTGATCTCTGTGTTCACCAGGTGGTCCACCATCTTTTCAATCTTCCCTAGACATaggtgaaaaaaataagataaaactaGTCAGTATTGCAGCTATACCTTAGGTACCATGTCAGGGTCAATGCAAACAATCAATCAGGCTACAAGCATTTTTTGAATACTTATAACATGTCAGGCAGCATCTCAGATACCAGCATGAATGCTGAATGACTTCTCAGTGGATATAGGACACCACTTCTAGGATGCCTTCAATGGGTAGCTCCTTTGAGCCTGATGGTACCATATGACTCTCAAGGGGGTACTTCCTTCATTCACTAATCATTTAGTTAGCATCTATTACTTACAAAGCCCCATGCAAGGTAGAGGACACAGAGATGTTACACTGAGTAGGACTGCTGGTATCCaagtccattcattcatccactcacacactctatatattttatgtgaGTTAGATTTGTCTTTTGACCTAGATTGTAAATCCTCTGAGAGTGGTATCTATACCCTCTTCTTCTGTGTA from Notamacropus eugenii isolate mMacEug1 chromosome 1, mMacEug1.pri_v2, whole genome shotgun sequence includes these protein-coding regions:
- the PLEKHF1 gene encoding pleckstrin homology domain-containing family F member 1 isoform X2, giving the protein MVDHLVNTEINSQRIAAVESCFGASGQPLALPGRVLLGEGILTKECRKKPKPRIFFLFSDILVYGSIVINKRKYSSQHIIPLEEVTLEALPNTWNAKNRWMIKTSKKSFVVSAASVTEREEWIRHIEECVRRQLRATGRPPTTEHAAPWIPDKATDICMRCTQTKFSALTRRHHCRKCGFVVCGDCSRERFLMPRLSSKPLRVCGLCYRELVAEKQKEEEGGTEEEGRRQPQQGLAYSQGITYGASSGEDESDKSDEEKDGGSAGAWPTGLEFYASGVKWSSFHS
- the PLEKHF1 gene encoding pleckstrin homology domain-containing family F member 1 isoform X1 — its product is MQCSWEESSFCDGKKMEGTRRKKPDLEGGKIEKMVDHLVNTEINSQRIAAVESCFGASGQPLALPGRVLLGEGILTKECRKKPKPRIFFLFSDILVYGSIVINKRKYSSQHIIPLEEVTLEALPNTWNAKNRWMIKTSKKSFVVSAASVTEREEWIRHIEECVRRQLRATGRPPTTEHAAPWIPDKATDICMRCTQTKFSALTRRHHCRKCGFVVCGDCSRERFLMPRLSSKPLRVCGLCYRELVAEKQKEEEGGTEEEGRRQPQQGLAYSQGITYGASSGEDESDKSDEEKDGGSAGAWPTGLEFYASGVKWSSFHS